Proteins encoded within one genomic window of Synechococcus sp. PCC 7335:
- a CDS encoding CCA tRNA nucleotidyltransferase: MALDVPRKHLGNKGGGDRDGEKRDYSEKLYQQLKERMAEIWPVLMMIAEASARRGWSLYIVGGAVRDLLLNRVGNDRAGSKVENSLPLTDIDLVVENQVNTADETAVGAGVILAEAIQAEYPEIEAQVHGQFQTATLTWQSWQIDIATARTEFYAYPAANPAVEPSDIYRDLYRRDFTINAIALKLTGSQPGQLLDIFNGQADLQQRLVRVLHTDSFIEDPTRIFRAVRFAVRLGFDLEAQTQQLARSAVKSGIYEKSRSKYKKVPALQSRLQAELKYLLEESGWEQSLVWLDELGALACLDENLALSPGLLQQLRRMDRWVHKFEVSQPRWILLLELMLAQLGPERCNRVANSLNLSAQSQYRLRNIHACETQLKSQLKAQVHGSALSRSKVYKIFQSHSHAELLLMADRHPRILGASIWLYLTDLALISPLINGGTLKRLGYSPGPQFKKILADVHQQQLDGTLTTEESAEQYVLSQYSL; encoded by the coding sequence ATGGCTTTAGATGTGCCTCGAAAGCACTTAGGTAATAAAGGTGGAGGTGATCGAGATGGCGAGAAGAGGGACTACTCAGAGAAGCTGTATCAGCAGCTTAAAGAGCGTATGGCAGAAATCTGGCCGGTGCTAATGATGATAGCAGAGGCCTCTGCGCGAAGAGGTTGGTCTCTCTATATCGTAGGCGGTGCCGTTCGAGATTTGCTGTTGAATAGAGTAGGAAATGACAGAGCAGGATCTAAAGTAGAAAATTCTTTGCCTCTGACAGATATTGATTTGGTAGTGGAAAACCAAGTCAATACGGCTGATGAGACCGCCGTAGGGGCGGGTGTGATTTTAGCAGAGGCTATCCAAGCTGAATACCCAGAGATAGAAGCGCAGGTTCATGGCCAGTTTCAAACAGCAACGCTGACGTGGCAGTCTTGGCAGATTGATATTGCTACGGCCAGAACAGAATTCTATGCTTACCCAGCGGCGAATCCTGCAGTAGAACCTAGTGATATTTATCGAGACCTCTATCGACGTGATTTTACGATCAATGCGATCGCGCTAAAGCTAACTGGTTCTCAGCCAGGGCAGCTGCTCGATATCTTTAATGGCCAAGCAGATCTACAGCAGCGCTTAGTACGCGTGCTACATACAGATAGCTTTATCGAAGATCCCACTCGTATCTTCCGCGCGGTAAGGTTCGCGGTGCGACTAGGCTTCGATCTTGAGGCTCAAACGCAGCAGCTTGCACGAAGCGCTGTAAAAAGTGGAATATACGAAAAATCCCGCTCCAAATACAAAAAGGTTCCTGCTTTGCAGTCCCGGCTACAAGCAGAGTTGAAGTACTTATTAGAGGAATCAGGATGGGAACAGTCTTTAGTTTGGCTAGATGAACTGGGTGCGCTAGCTTGTTTGGATGAGAACTTAGCCCTCTCGCCTGGACTGTTGCAGCAGCTACGACGAATGGATCGGTGGGTACACAAGTTTGAGGTAAGCCAGCCTAGGTGGATACTGCTGCTAGAATTAATGCTTGCCCAGCTTGGCCCAGAGCGGTGTAATCGCGTGGCTAACTCACTTAATCTTAGTGCTCAAAGCCAGTATCGCCTGCGCAATATTCACGCCTGCGAGACACAGTTGAAATCGCAGTTGAAAGCACAGGTCCACGGATCTGCTCTTTCACGTAGCAAAGTGTATAAGATATTTCAGTCGCATTCACACGCGGAGCTACTGCTGATGGCCGATCGCCATCCTCGCATACTAGGCGCGTCGATTTGGCTCTACCTAACTGATCTTGCGCTCATATCCCCGTTAATCAATGGTGGTA
- the psbZ gene encoding photosystem II reaction center protein PsbZ yields the protein MSVIFQLALFVLVLWSFVMIVGVPVAYASPSNWDQSKRLIFLGSIVWGVLVVLVGGLNYLVV from the coding sequence ATGTCTGTTATCTTCCAGCTAGCTCTGTTTGTTTTGGTGCTTTGGTCTTTCGTCATGATTGTTGGCGTACCGGTCGCGTATGCTTCACCGAGTAACTGGGACCAGTCCAAGCGTCTAATCTTCTTGGGCTCTATCGTCTGGGGTGTGCTAGTTGTCCTAGTTGGCGGGCTGAACTACCTTGTTGTTTGA
- the ribH gene encoding 6,7-dimethyl-8-ribityllumazine synthase, with product MAVFEGNFTQSSHMKYAFVIGRFNDLVTTKLLAGAQDCLKRHGVSIDPQGTQVDYIWAPGCFEIPPLARQLALSGNYDAIICLGAVIRGSTPHFDYVAAEVAKGIAATSFQTGVPVVFGVLTTDTMQQALERAGIKSNLGWSYAMSALEMASLMTQVKNGRPAMNGMLTDRQSAALPTAAESS from the coding sequence ATGGCAGTTTTCGAAGGCAATTTTACTCAGTCGAGCCATATGAAGTATGCCTTCGTGATTGGCAGATTTAATGATTTAGTCACCACAAAGCTGCTAGCAGGTGCTCAAGACTGCTTGAAACGTCACGGTGTGAGCATCGATCCACAAGGCACTCAAGTAGATTACATTTGGGCACCTGGATGCTTCGAGATCCCGCCGCTAGCCAGACAGCTAGCACTAAGTGGAAACTACGATGCCATCATCTGTTTAGGAGCTGTAATTCGTGGTAGTACCCCACATTTTGACTACGTTGCCGCTGAGGTTGCTAAAGGTATTGCAGCTACTAGCTTTCAGACAGGGGTACCAGTTGTTTTTGGCGTGCTCACAACAGACACCATGCAACAGGCATTGGAAAGAGCCGGGATTAAAAGTAATTTAGGCTGGAGCTACGCTATGAGTGCATTAGAAATGGCTAGCTTGATGACACAAGTAAAGAATGGACGCCCCGCTATGAACGGGATGCTTACAGATAGGCAATCAGCTGCGCTACCGACTGCGGCAGAATCGAGCTAA
- a CDS encoding fatty acid desaturase codes for MTIARSSDRPLNWPIILFMVAVHFGALFALLPSNFSWSAIGVAFILYFITGCLGITLGWHRLISHRSFRVPQWLEYFFLFCGSLSCQSGAIEWIGLHRHHHAFSDQEADHHNSGRGFWWSHMGWLLHDVPAKSEIRKFTKDINTDPVYILVDKYFLVLQIALGALLYALGGWSFVVWGIFVRLVVVYHFTWFVNSATHKFGYRTYESGDRSTNCWWVALCTFGEGWHNNHHAYQYSARHGLRWWEIDVTWMIIRSLQAVGLADKVKLAKP; via the coding sequence ATGACTATTGCACGCTCGTCTGATCGTCCTCTCAACTGGCCTATCATCCTATTCATGGTGGCCGTACACTTTGGTGCTCTGTTTGCACTGCTGCCGTCTAACTTCAGCTGGAGTGCTATTGGCGTAGCTTTCATACTCTACTTCATCACTGGATGCCTTGGAATTACTTTGGGATGGCATCGACTGATTTCCCACCGTAGCTTTCGAGTTCCCCAGTGGTTAGAGTATTTCTTTCTCTTTTGTGGCTCGCTATCTTGCCAAAGCGGTGCGATTGAGTGGATTGGTTTGCATCGTCACCATCATGCTTTTTCTGACCAAGAAGCTGACCATCACAATTCTGGTCGCGGATTTTGGTGGAGTCATATGGGCTGGCTACTACATGATGTGCCTGCTAAATCCGAGATTCGTAAGTTCACCAAGGATATCAATACAGACCCGGTCTATATTCTGGTTGACAAGTATTTCTTAGTTCTACAGATTGCCCTCGGTGCACTGCTCTACGCTTTGGGGGGGTGGTCTTTTGTCGTTTGGGGTATCTTTGTTCGGTTAGTTGTGGTCTATCACTTCACTTGGTTCGTCAATAGCGCCACTCACAAGTTTGGCTATCGTACTTATGAATCTGGCGATCGCTCAACTAATTGCTGGTGGGTGGCGCTTTGTACATTTGGTGAAGGTTGGCACAACAATCATCACGCCTACCAATACTCAGCACGACACGGTCTGCGGTGGTGGGAAATCGATGTCACCTGGATGATCATTCGTAGTCTTCAAGCGGTTGGACTAGCTGATAAAGTCAAGCTGGCTAAGCCGTAA